The region ttgttgacgttgtcgttctcttgtcgtggtggagaaggaggttgttggcgttcatcttggtgcacttcctcgttttcttcatcttggtgtgtcccacttgtggatgcttccgtatcaactcttggttcaccttgtcgtgaggtagaagcttccacttggacagatgaggtactctccttcacctccgttggacgaatcttgccaatagaaaagtcttggattgcttccgaagggtctttgtctcctacatcaattgtcaattgctctacttgtgagccgttagattcatcaaacttcacatctaccgtctcttcaacctttcgggtgaaattattgtagacacagtatgtgtgagagtttgagccataaccaagtaggaaaccttcatgagacttaggagcaaatttagaacgacgatgcttatcaagaatgtagcactttgaggcgaatactcgaaagtatccaacttgtggtttgttaccggtgaggagctcgtatgccgtcttgccgagtagcttgtgaagatacaagcgatttgttgcatgacaagctgtctcaaccgcttccgcccaaaagtgctttggcgtcttgtactcatcaagcatcgttctcaCCATTTTGATgagtgtccggttcttcctctcaacaactccattctgttgaggtgtgtacgtagccgagaactcatgtgaaatcccttcttcgtcaagaaaggtgtccacatttgcgttcttgaactccgttatgttgtcgctgcgaaccttcttgattttcacttcaaactgtttttgaagatcttttggacctgcgatttatcatcgagaaagaacacccacgtaaatcttgaaaaatcatcaactataactagaccaaaaacatttccaccgagacttttgtaagcgttaggaccaaaaagatccatgtgaagtagctcgagtggcctccttgtggtcatgatgttcttcacgggatgccttcctccaacctatttacctgcttgacaagcactgcaaagtctatccttatcaaatatgacatcgttgatgccaaggatatgatttcctttaataagcttgtcaaggtttcgcataccaacatgacctaatcgtctatgccataaccaacctttagaagatttagcaattaagcaagttctaggttgagcctttttagtgaaatctgcaatgtaaagatcacctctgcGTGTACCGGTAAAGActattttatgattatctctatgaaacacttggcaatctacttaagtaaataggacattgaaaccgaaattgGGAAGTAagatactgaaagtaaattgtagccaagggattcaacgagcatgacattttgtatggatctatcatgtgagatggccaccttacctaggccaaccaccttaccctttgagttatcaccaaaggtgacatactttcgagggtcgtcgttttcagcaagctcacagaacatatctttatctctggtcatatgatcagtacatccactatcaagaacccattcctttcctccagccatgtagccgcgaagatttgccataagaccaaagtgtctcattgcatcatcaagatcatagtcactgtcatcatcatcctcatcatagtatccatgttcaacatcatcttgtgattgatcaattcctggagagggtaattcattagataaatgatcatttctatggttatctttatgaattctaatagctttggaaatgatattgctaatgattccaacatctcctttggcactcgtaagattagtaagctcaaataagcagtcaccaaatttgggatcattggaactcatctaatcaaggcaatagacttatggagaatttcatctagattttttaaggaataatttggaaagcgttcctcaagaaatctccatatagtgtaggcacaatcaagagtaggcaaacattcaatcaagtttctaggcaagcctctagtgataagattaacagttctaaggttgcggatcatgtcaatagactcatcaagggtaggatgcaaaggatcaacatgaggtgcacaagggctagtaatgtacttgttcaaatgatattcattgaaaatctcaagcatttcattttccactcatgaaaatactctccatcaagtataggcactctatgtctaagactccccaaagtagactcatccatcttcctccaatggtgtttaaaccaaggcaatggagaccaaagctctgataccaattgaaaggatcgagaagaggtgtctggaggggggtgattagacactaagtgctaaaagttgcagtttttaatttcattaagttgaagtggagttttggcacaagtttaacaaacacaatacatatcaagcaagcatgcaaagagtatatcaAGCAAGTCAAGCACAAGTTTaatttggagacacggagatttttgagacgtggttccgataggtggtgctatcgtacatccacgttgatggagacttcaacccacgaagtgtaatggctgcgcgagtccacggagggctctacccacaaagggtccacgaagaagcaaccttgtctatcccaccatgaccgtcgcccacgaaggacttgcctcactagcggtagatcttcacgaagtaggcgatctccttgcccttacaaactccttggttcaactccacaatcttgtcggaggctcccaagtgacacctagctaatctaggagacaccactctccaagaagtaacaaatggtgtgttgatgatgaactccttgctcttgtgcttcaaatgatagtctccccaacactcaactctctctcacaggatatggatttggtggaaagaagatttgagtggaaagcaacttggggaaggctagagatcaagattcatatggtaagattgaaatatcttggcctcaacacaagtgtaggtggttctctctcagaaaaagtaggttggaagtgtaggtttgttctgatggctctctccatgaatgaataggtggtggaggggtatatatagcctccacacaaaatctaaccgttacacacaacttgccaatctcggtggaaccgaattgataaactcggtcggaccgattcagcaaatctagtgaccaTTAGGTGCTTcagtgggaccgactggatcaactcagtgggaccaatgtgctagggttagggtaaatccaaaactcggtttgaccgattactcaaactcggtgagaccgatttgggtaataagcgaaacagagagttggctaagcaaactcggtgggccgattgcatatctcggtgggactgaaactattgcaataggtaacagagagtttgcaagcccgtctcggtgagaccgagatcccatcggtgagaacgaactgattagggtttctggcagtggctatgtcaactgaactcggtggctccagatagaaagaattggtggggccgagttggatatttggtgtgggacatatttggaagtgagaaagtggttgagggctttggagcatatcactaagcatttcgagcaagcaagccattaagctacacctcatcccttcttaatagtattggctttcctatagactcaatgtgatcttggatcactaaaatagaaaatgtagagtcttgagcttggagcttgagccaatcctttgtccttagcattttgaaggggttccacatcctctagtccatgccacttcattgttgaacttatctgaaacatactaggtaaaagtgttagtccaacaagagatatgttgacattaattaccaaaaccacctagggagcacttgtgctttcatcatgattagtcgtgtccccggttatggacatcttgagtatctgattcttgaattatcatgtggatctcataattctaaattaatttgttgggatgttaattacTCTTAATTAGGATTGAGATGGGGTCTTACCATTCTCAATGATTTTCAACTACcgtgatagttaaataaaatatattctttgttgtagggaaaaattagcttttcgGAAAAACATtaaaccatagagcctccactagccatatatgcatgtagtgatagcatttacttgttcattgctctactgtgttattttgccagcatattctatgtgctgaccagttttcgggctgcaacatatcatgttgcatacttttcagaCGAATAATAAGGTGTGCTAGGTcgtttgtcgtgcactcagctatgccgttggaattgatggactcactttatcttccaagccttccgctattatcttacctagatggccttaagccatacttattgtaataagttcttttttgagatattcgatgtaataagtgtgtgattgctactctattataaatccttcaaatactgtgtgtgtcagcattaccgatccagggatgacacttatacacagagatttgaccgtttgaggtcggatcgctaccgAGTCGTATGGTGTGTAGATAGGATATGGCAtcgtgtcctaataggacacttgtatccttaGCCTCTTATATATGTGTGGTTAGACACatgatgtaacctatgccaacataataacATAGACACGCAGGGAGACCCGACGGTGTGCCCTGTTTGGATCGACGTTTTGGTTTTTAAATACCTACATAAAGAATACATGCCTCGGTCGGTCGTTTTGTTTCCGACCTGAAATTACTTATTAGCCGGTAAGTTACACCTGTAATCAGAACACCTTCGTATTATTTTACAACCATCCCAAGCGTGGCCCTACATTTCTCAAGCCAAACATGGAATGGTGCAAGTAGAACCCTGTACTACTGAAATCCTGCTCTAGTTTGGCATGTTGTCCCAAACATGGAATGGACTATCTATTGGCTCAAACCAAACACCCAACAAATTGACAATGCGGACGTTTGCTTTGAATAATAACCTCATCAGATCGTTTGTCTGTAATACCAAAGTGGCTATGGATGAAGAAATGATATACCTCAAACGAAATGAGTGAGGTAGGAACGGAGGGTCAATTCGGCATATAGTTTCCAAAACCCGGCACCCCAAAATAGAATTGCTCAAGAAATTCAGTACTTCTAACACTCAGCAAGGACGATAGCACCATCCAGACGATTGAAAACTGAAAAATCTGGTCACCAGTACAACCAAACATGTAGATAGCACGGGAGCAGGTAAATCGTACATCCTGCATCAATAGAGACTACATCTGAAACAGGGCTAGATTGGCACGTTCATGTCAGATATCTACGCGTGACAGCGGTCCATGTCTTCTCATGCTGCATCCTCTATCTCGATATCCTCTGGAACGCCACGCATATACATAACATTGTTGCACCTGTTGACCAAGGAAAGAACACACCATGAGGGACAACTaggtaccaaatgtcacaatttGATCAAGGAATATATGATGCAAGTGCAGACATCAAATATGGAATCAGCCATTATCGGCATGTAATTTCCGTGAACTGAATACACACAATGATTCTATTTCATCAAGTGACAATAAAACATGAGAGCTGCTATACGTACGAGAAATTCTGGTCCGATCTTTGTACGACACCTACCATCAGCCATCCATCACATTATTAGTTTAAGCTAGATGGTCCGATCGCATATTGTACAAGCATCGGACTCTAAATGTCGGACGTGCAGTACttccggtaaaatttagaacacATAGTGGTAGATGCATGCTttaggccttgtacaatgcaagGTGTTTAAAAAAATAAACCAGTGTTTCTTTAAGCACCAGTGCTTATTTGGAGAGGGTAGACGCTTAATTAGGCATCCCTCATGTGAAAATAGGCACTGGTGCTTCAGAAAAAACCCGGGTTATTTTTCTAAGCACTTCCCTAAGCAGTTagcattgtacaaggccttagCAGGGATAGCTCATCAAGTACATAGGTATCAAATCCACTTAAGCTCCCTAGGGGTTGGTGCTCTCACATTCAATTGGGGTGTACAATTTTCTGATTGTGCTGTTGATTTTGACTGGATCATTCGCCTGCTGGGGCCCTTTGGTCAGGCAGGGGATCTTTCTCCCAATGATCTCTCCCGTATCCCCAGTTCCCCACCTGCCCATCCTCATGTCCTTCGTGCGGGTAGAAGGGAAAAGCTTTGGAAAGTGTTGGGTCAAGACCTCAAGGGGGTGGCGCTGTTCACACAATTACCACGCCCAGCACCCCTCTTGCCAAATCCAACTATCGATGATGGTGATCTACTTTAGCAACCGCACCTCTATGCTCCTCTCAACGTCTCGCTATAGATTCTCGCGATCTCATAGCCTTCTTGCCGTCGCTGGCACCACCGAGACTAGCCCTAGGTCATGCTCTTTGGCTCGACGGTATCGTTGGCCTCCGTGCTGGTCATGATGCCGCACTGCCAGGATGATTGTACGTCCGGGACGACGGCCTCGCTTGGTGCTTGTGTGATGGcttggcttattagggatgatagactactcatatcaataaggaattccttcttttctgggagcccattcggacaaaactccaaagttaagcgtgctcagcttggagtagtgtcaggatgggtgaccgaccgggaagttgctcccgggtgcgcacgagtgaggacaaagtgcgcagaaaagactagtattgatctgtggggccagtctagatcccgccaggagtaacgaccaccggcgggtgtgtccggggcattacaagttggtatcagagccgaccctcgcggttacacggatgtttgcggacaggtgcgtggtcatgttgttcatgacgtttgtgacccgtcgtgacacacggcatggtacatgtaccggactggatgcacagacatatgtgccaagagggaacgttcctggggcccgacgaggacgtcggttcctctgagtggggatGTATGCGATGGCCTgacttattagggatgatagactactcatatcaataaggaattccttcttttctgggagcccattcggacagaactccaaagttaagcgtgctcagcttggagtagtgtcaggatgggtgaccgaccgggaagttgctcccgggtgcgcacgagtgaggacaaagtgcgcagaaaagactagtattgatctgtggggccagtctagatcccgccaggagtaacgaccaccggcgggtgtgtccggggcattacaagttggtatcagagccgaccctcgcggttacacggatgtttgcggacaggtgcgtggtcatgttgttcatgacgtttgtgacccgtcgtgacacacggcatggtacatgtaccggactggatgcacagacatatgtgccaagagggaacgttcctggggcccgacgaggacgtcggttcctctgagtggggatGTATGCGATGGCCTgacttattagggatgatagactactcatatcaataaggaattccttcttttctgggagcccattcggacagaactccaaagttaagcgtgctcagcttggagtagtgtcaggatgggtgaccgaccgggaagttgctcccgggtgcgcacgagtgaggacaaagtgcgcagaaaagactagtattgatctgtggggccagtctagatcccgccaggagtaacgaccaccggcaggtgtgtccggggcgttacagctTGGTTGAGAGCAGTGGTGGCTCATGCATACGATCCTGCAGAGGTGGTACTGCATCAGGTAAGTATTCGCCTTCCCATCCCTCTACATCTGTTCCTAGCACACTTCGTTGTTGCCCCAACTTCTACTCTGGCGATAGTTGTTTCACAGTCTGGACATATCGAGATTGGCTTAAGCAACATGTACGGTGTACCAAGTGTTCGATGTTTCTCCCCAATGGGATGGTTTACTCCCTGGGTTGCTATAAGCTAAAGTTGATGGTAAATATGTGGTGCTAAGTTATTTATTGTTCAACTGTATGAAAATATTTAACCTTGAGGAGATGCGAACCATATGAGTTGTTCTGATTCAAGGCCCTGCATATCCTCTAGTACAGGACTAATTCACACTAGCAAAGTTAAAGGTGATCATAAATTGTTACCTTACCAGTATATCTCCAAGGTTTCCAGAGAATTGTCCATCAATATACTCCTCTGTATCAGCAAGCTGCAAGCAGTAGGAAAGACAGTAACAAAATTAAAAATATTGATCCATCAGAAGGCACTGATAATGTTTAATTTTGACATGCTGATCCATCACAGCTTTAATAATGTAGCAAAACAAAAAAAGTAATACCTGCAGATTCATGTAAGAGTCCACAGAAACAAGGTACCCTGGGGATGAAAGTATTGTCAGTCATCATTACTGAAGACAAGGGGGTTCTGGGAAATAAAGTACATACACTAAACAAGGAAATAATAGAAGTGGAAATAAGAAAAGGGCACATATTACCTTTGTACTCCATACCCCATTTTAGTTTGACAATAACAGACTTCCCTGTCAGGTTGTTCAGGAAAGGCTTCGGGTTAACTGGTACAGTGGCCTGCAAAAAGTATGAACCCGTTAGGAAGTGAACCACGAGGTCATATTTCATTGTTGATGGAGTAGATATGACAACATAGGAACATTTCATTGCTTTGACCTCTTTGTTATCAGTAAATTCCATTTATCAACTGCATGATAGTTTTTCAACACGAAAAGCTTACAATTATATAATAAAACATGGAAGATTTTCGACGTTTCACTTAAATTAAATGTCAGAAATACACATCATGATCTTTTTACAGTAAAAGTCAGGTATTCTGAATCAATTGTCCATATCTAATCATATTTCTTTTGCACTAATAGCAGCTAAAAAATGGTTATGCTAGCTCATTAGCAAACAAAAATGCCTGAATATCAAGATCACTAGAAATTTCATGATTTGAGTGCAAAATTTGGAGCGAACACTCTAGCAAAATCTGAAGTCAAATATGTGTGCGTCTTTGGATTGGAAAACCAAGCTACACAACTGATGCTACTAGAAATGATAAGCTAATGATATCACTTGGTCAACTTGGGTCAACATGGATAAGGTAGTGTTGATCGAGATCACAATCACTTGAAATGGCAAATTGGCATCCATAACAAGAAAGAAAGGTGCAACAAGATCACTAACGGAAAAAAATCAAGATGTGTTGccgctcgtggttctccggcagggcttcgtcAAGCActaggaagaggaggaggagttggagagggggagggatgcgccaggggaagggtgtggCTTCCCCCATCCCCTCaatatatatagggggaaggggagagggggaggcgccctagggtttcccctagggggcggcggctagggcagattggatctctctagggaaaccctagggagacttgccccccaagccaagcaggTGGAGGCTTGCCGTGGAGGCGCCCCACCTCCCCAAGTAACATGGGAAAAGGGTGTGGGGGCGcacaaccccttagtgggctggtttgcccctccccttggcccatgaggccctgcaacacttgtcggggcccccgaaacacctttcggtcatgctagCCATAGCCtggtacctccggaacactttCGGTCTCCAATACCCTTCgcccaatatatcgatcttcacctccggacaattCTAGAACTCCTCGTCACATCCGGGacctcattcgggactccgaacaaccttcggtaaccacatactatttcccataacaactctagagtcagtgaaccttaagtgtgtagaccctacgggttcgggaaccatgcagacatgaccgagacacctctcaggccaataaccaatagcgggatctggatacccctaacatatctatattttttttattgtttcatgctattatattatcaaccttggatgttttatatgcatttatatgctattttatatgatttttgggactaacctattaacctagagcccagtgccagtttctgtttttcgttgttttagagtatcgcagaaaaggaaaatcaaatggagtccaattgacctgaaacttcacggaacttatttttggaccagaagaagcccacggtgtatcggagatggaccaggagagtcccgggctgcccacgagggtggggggcatgcccaccccctgggcacgccagcctgcctcgtggacagcccggaggtccaccgatgtacttcttcctcccatatatacccatataccctaaaaacatcggggagcacaatagatcgggagttccgccaccagaagcctccgtagccaccgaaaaccaatctagacctgttccggcaccctgccggagggggaatccctctccggtggccatcttcatcctcccggtgctctccattacgaggagggagtagttctccctcgaggctgagggtatgtaccagtagctatgtgtttgatctctctctctctctcgtgttcttgaggtggtacgatcttgatgtatcgtgagctttgcaattatagttggatcttatgatgtttctccccctctactctcttctaatggattgagttttccctttgaagttatcttatcggattgagtctttaagtatttgagaacacttggtgtatgtcttgcgtgggatacccgtggtgagaATGGGGTactctattgatccacttgatttaagttttggtgatcaacttgcgggttccgcccatgaacctatgcataagggttggcacacgttttcgtcttgactctccggtagaatctttggggcactctttgaagttctttgtgttggttgaatagatgaatctgagattgtgtgatgcatatcgtataatcatacccacggatacttgaggtgacattggagtatctaggtgacattagggttttggttgatttgtgtcttaaggtgttattctagtatgaactctatgatggATTGAACTGagagaatagcttcgtgttattttactacggactcttgaatagatcgatcagaaaggataactttgaggtggtttcgtaccctaccataatcttcgtttgttctccgctattagtgactttggagtgactccttcttgcatgttgagggatagttatgtgatccaattatgttattattgttgagaggacttgcactagtgaaagtatgaaccctaggccatgtttcctagcattgcaataccgtttacgctcacttttatcattagttaccttgctgtttttatattttcagattacaaaaaccattatctactatccatattgcacttgtatcaccatctcttcaccgaactagtgcacctatacaatttaccattgtattgggtgtgttggggacacaagagactctttgttatttggttgcagggtttcttgagagagaccatcttcatcctacgcctcctacagattgataaaccttaggtcatccacttgagggaaattttctactatcctacaaacctctgcacttggaggcccaacaacgtctacaagaagaaggttgtgtagtagacatcaagctcttttctggcgccgttgccggggaggttagcgcgtgaaggtatatctttagatcttgcaatcgagtcttttagtttcttgttttatcactagtttagtttataaaagaaaattacaaaaaaatggaattaggtttgcctcatacgcttcatctttttaatatctttcgtgagtatgatggaaagaaaaattgtgccaaagtgttagaagaagaatgcattaaaatgtttggcactaaatctttgaatgatgagcatgtttggcactccttgaatatccatagtactaatgatgattgcactagttatgatgaaaatgtctcctataaacatgtcaatttttgtggagtgcattgggtttgcaagtacacaccaaatagggaagatacatattgcaagaggcataagcatttagaaagtaaattgttgcaagaaaggctagatgtttgtgctgaaagattcaatatttatcgccatccttgtaaactttgcaatgaacatggtcatttaaagctccaatgctatttgtttcatgatcaagtcgtgtccaaaaattgtgataacttgattaaccttgagcatcataaagagcttagtcttattttgggttatgaagaaatgaaacatataactaagggtattccaaaatttaatctcgataaatttcttgattttgatctagaggaaatttatatgtattgtgcggtgaattgcattgaaaacccttatattgccaattacataaagaaaagaaaacaaatagagcatgaagagaatactaatgaaagggaagagccttcccaatatcctcctattatttcttatgatgaaccaggtaacgaggaggagccttttattcaaccaatctcattaataaggagctccaaaaagagtattgaacccacacatgatgtggtgaataagaagaaaagaaaaatgaagagaggtaaaaagatatatctcccaaataatgctgctcctattactgttgtgcctcattaaaatataattgtggaagatggtgcacttg is a window of Triticum urartu cultivar G1812 unplaced genomic scaffold, Tu2.1 TuUngrouped_contig_341, whole genome shotgun sequence DNA encoding:
- the LOC125527272 gene encoding probable small nuclear ribonucleoprotein F; the protein is MEYKGYLVSVDSYMNLQLADTEEYIDGQFSGNLGDILVRCNNVMYMRGVPEDIEIEDAA